The sequence GTACTAAGATCTACCATGAAGAAACAAACCAAAATGTCTAAAATCACAGAACATAACTCTAGAAAAACAAAGCTACTCTCTTGGattgaaataaaacaaaagattaATTAATAACAAACCTTCGACAAAGAAATGTCCAGGAAGGGGTATGGATTtatatactgtttttttttaaggatgGGATGGAAGTTGTTGATTGTGTGCTCTGTAATGTTTATATTTGTGCAAAGCTACGGATAAGTGGAATGTCATGGCAACAATGGTCTCAAAGCTACCAAAGATACATGATTAGATTTCAAGATCCATTGTACTCTCATCTCTAGATCTACATAACTTAGTAAGCAGATGTCCTTACCCATTGCTAAACAAACTTACTTCCTTTAAAGTTGCAGATACCCATGCATGGTTAAgtgttttcttcatttttgtataAAGCTTTTGTTTCTGCTAAATATAATTATGCTCCATGTCATCATGTTAAAGTTCTTGTTTCTTAGCTGTTTTCTCTTTCAAATTTTGGAATTTAATTTTTCAGATATTGAAAGCAAGAGAGTGCCtgaatatattttcaagtagCCGGACTGTTAAAGTCATTGATGCAGTGACCGTTAGGCTTTGGGTTACTCTCTCACCTGTTCAGTTTAAACAAGTAAAAGACCCAATGGAACTTATCTACACGCTGAAGAAGCTATATTGCTAGAGACGCTGCAGCTGGCTTTTGATCTATGCCTTGTTCTATCCAAAAGGGGGCATGATCCTATTTGGGATTCAGGTGCAAGAGGTCTTGCACTTGAGCACATTGATGTAAGTTCACCAAAGCAGTTGCTTTGCTTTCTTTGCTATGGGTCACTGTGATGATGAATCGATCAGTGAGTTAGAGCTTCACGTGCTAGGTCAATTCCTGGGAAGCAGTTTGTTACTATTCTTTCTTGGATGGCAAGGAATGGTTTTGCGCCGAAAGATGAACTGATCACTGAACAACCGGTAACAAAAGAGGAAGACATCATAGGATGTTCTTTTCTGTTGAATCTAGTAGATGCATCTAGTGCAATAGAAGTTTTAGAAAAGCAGCTGAGAATTAGGGAGAACTATCAAGAAACGCGAAGTATCATGAGTCTAGGGATAGATATTTAGTTTGCTACATGACTCTGGAGTAGAGTGCACGGCTCCCAACCAGAGGAGATAACTTGGAAGCTTTGGCCAAAATGGTAGAAGAGAGTTTGATTTTGGAAGTGCAGAGAGTTTTGCAGGGCTTCCTTAGCCAACTTGAGCAGACCtatgctttgagcactctagaGTACACATCAGAGATAAGTGagcaaataattaaattagtttaTTCTGTTTTGGGTCCATCACTCccaaattattgaaaatttaaatgattaaccaaaaaaaaagtaacgaaGAAACATGTTTTTGGTTTCCTCTTTTCAGCGACCACATGGCTATTTAGTATTTACCATGATGCTCTAATAAGTGGCTATAATTGATTAAGAAACTCATCATCGTGAATACAGCTGGTTTGTGTCGTTTAGTGTTGACTAAGAATAATCAAGTACTTGGTCTTCAGTTGCGTTCTAACCAAAACACATTCGCATATACAGATCTGTTGTAAGAAAAGCGATTTTCAAGaggtgatttttattttttgtatttttcatatttatttcatCTCGATTGTTCATATCGTCTATAGATTAGATCCacaaaatagtatatattatctaGACTAGAATTTGCAGAAATAAATATTAACCGGACTATGTATGAACTCAAGGATCCTTGCTCTCGTGTGATTATTGATTACTTATTTCATGTTTGAGCAGGAGACTTATGGCTGAGCTAGCAGTGGCACTTTTACCGTTTGCAGTCGAGAGGCTTTCGAACCTCCTTGTCCGAGAAACTGAGCGATTtcaaggagttgaagaggagttCGAGGGATTAAAATATGATGTTGAAAAGTTAAGGTGTTTTCTAGAAGACGCAGAGGCCAAAAAACATACAAGTGCAACGGTAAAACACACTATCCAAGCGGTCAAAGAAATAGTTTTGGACGCAGAAGATATAGTCGAAACCTTTGTTTTAATGGAAGAACTCGGAAATAGAAGAGGCATCAGGAACACTGTAAGAAGACTTTCTTGTGTTAGTTTGGAACGCAGGGGACTTGCAATGGATATGAAAGCTGTACGTGTGAGGATCTCTAAGGAGATACACGATATGCAGAGTTATGGCGTACAACATCAGGTCATTGTCAGAGAAAGGTGTATGCCTCCACAGGACGAACAAAGACAAACGTTTTATATCGTTGATGAAGAGCAACCTATTGTTGGAATGGAGAAAAATATTGAGCTAGTGGTTGGCAATTTGGTGGAGGAGGATAGCAGTCAAGTGGTTGCTATAACTGGGATGGGTGGTATTGGTAAAACCACATTGGCAAGAAAAGTTTACAATCATGAGAAAATAAAAAGTCATTTTCGAGGATTAGCGTGGGTGTGTGTTTCACAACAGTTTGAAAGGAAATGTGTCTGGCAGACAATCTTGCGACAACTGATCGGGCCAGAATGCGATGTGTCAAAGATGATGGAAGACGAACTTCTTGAGAAGATTGTTCGAGTGTTGGAAACTCAAAAGGCTTTGATCGTCATTGATGATATATGGAGAGAAGAAGACTGGGACCTAATCAAGGATGTGTTTCTGCCGAAAAAAGGTGAATCTCCTTTGGGTACATACGTTAGTTTGTGTGTTTTTAAAACTCACAATTTGATCATGAAacgttacaaaaatataaatgtgtTGCAGGATGGAAGGTTTTACTTACTTCTCGCAATGAGAAAGTGGCATTACATGCAGACAATCAATGTGTCCCCTTCAAACCAGAATGTCTAACTTCTGAAGAAAGTTGGGATCTTTTTCAAAGAATAGCATTTCCTATTAAAGACACAGCTGGTAAGTTTTCAAGGACGGCCTACTTGGAGTTTTTATAttctagtaatttttttaaaaaatgactaCAATATCTGCAAGACCATGTGATCATTTCGAACATTCTTGTAAATGATGTGCAGAATTTAAGATTGATGAAGTCGACATGAAAGAAATCGGTAAGGAGATGATTAAACATTGTGGAGGCCTACCATTGGCTCTTAAGGTGTTAGGCGGGTTGTTATGTAAGAAGTACACATTGAATCAGTGGAAAACGGTACATGAGAATATGAAAGCTCCCATCGTTAGAGGGACAGGCTTTGTCGACAGAAACGTCAATAGGGAGGTTAACGATGTTTTGTATCTGAGTTTCGAAGAGCTGCCTGCTTATTTGAAGCAGTGCTTTCTTTACCTTGTTAGTTTTCCAGaagattataaaataaatgtggAGACACTGTCCTATTACTGGGCTGCAGAAGGAATACTAATGCCAATGGATTTCGATGGAGCCAGCATTCGAGAGGTTGCAGATGGATACATAGAACAATTGGTGAAGAGAAACATGGTTATTTCTGAAAGAGACGTTAAAACTTTCAGATTTGAAACACTTCAGTTGCATGACATGATGAGAGAAGTTTGTGTACGCAAAGCTGAAGAAGAGAATTTCGTACAAACCATTTGCAGATCAACTGCAAATTCGAAATCTCCTTGTAAATCTCGCAGACTTGCTGTTGTACGTTGGTATGAAGAAACATTTAATGTCGATACGGAGGTGAAGAATCCAAGTCTTAGAACTCTCTTGTTTCTCCAGAGCAAAGGTTTATTCTTTACAAGATTTAAGCTGATGAGAGTGTTAGATCTCCCTTGTGTTGATTTTGAAGGAGGGAAGGTACCCTCTAGCATCGGGAAGCTCATCCACTTGAGATATCTTAATTTAGAGATGTCAAATGTACATCAACTGCCTTCTTCTATGCGGAATCTGAAGAAGCTGCTCTATTTAaacctaaatatatattttgaagtcTACATTCCCAATATCTTGAAAGATATGGAAGAATTGACATACTTGTGGTTGCCGTTGAGATTACATGATAAGACGAAGTTGG comes from Brassica rapa cultivar Chiifu-401-42 chromosome A02, CAAS_Brap_v3.01, whole genome shotgun sequence and encodes:
- the LOC103854860 gene encoding probable disease resistance protein At1g59620 produces the protein MAELAVALLPFAVERLSNLLVRETERFQGVEEEFEGLKYDVEKLRCFLEDAEAKKHTSATVKHTIQAVKEIVLDAEDIVETFVLMEELGNRRGIRNTVRRLSCVSLERRGLAMDMKAVRVRISKEIHDMQSYGVQHQVIVRERCMPPQDEQRQTFYIVDEEQPIVGMEKNIELVVGNLVEEDSSQVVAITGMGGIGKTTLARKVYNHEKIKSHFRGLAWVCVSQQFERKCVWQTILRQLIGPECDVSKMMEDELLEKIVRVLETQKALIVIDDIWREEDWDLIKDVFLPKKGWKVLLTSRNEKVALHADNQCVPFKPECLTSEESWDLFQRIAFPIKDTAEFKIDEVDMKEIGKEMIKHCGGLPLALKVLGGLLCKKYTLNQWKTVHENMKAPIVRGTGFVDRNVNREVNDVLYLSFEELPAYLKQCFLYLVSFPEDYKINVETLSYYWAAEGILMPMDFDGASIREVADGYIEQLVKRNMVISERDVKTFRFETLQLHDMMREVCVRKAEEENFVQTICRSTANSKSPCKSRRLAVVRWYEETFNVDTEVKNPSLRTLLFLQSKGLFFTRFKLMRVLDLPCVDFEGGKVPSSIGKLIHLRYLNLEMSNVHQLPSSMRNLKKLLYLNLNIYFEVYIPNILKDMEELTYLWLPLRLHDKTKLELGNLVNLETLKNFSTKHGRVTDVQGMTQLRYLCIFITDERYTIKTLSSSLSKLSHLESLTIDNKKKFYTPTNDDEEGFVWDFVNLKQLKLEIYMPRLPDAQRFPSHLTTISLKQSRLKKDPMPILEKLLHLKKISLHKRSFCGRRMDCSRGGFPQLQKLKFDGLKEWEEWIIEEGSLPLLHTLKIDSCPKLKELPDGLRFVTNLECLNIDSMGDEFDLRLSERYLPSHLTTICLSGCHLTEDPMPILEKLLQLKEISLHEGSFCGRRMVCSRDGFPQLEKLEFKGLKEWEEWIIEEGSMPLLHTLSIWSCRELKEIPDGLRFITSLDYLFVGESSIRLSETCLPSFLTTISLIDFRLTEDQMMILEKLLHLKDVKLNGCFCGGRMVCSRGGFPQLQNLEFEGLEEWEEWIVEEGSMPLLHTLQIDSCPKLKEIPDGLRFITSLNSLFFYNMGKRWEKRLSKGGKDYYKVQHIPSVK